A DNA window from Hordeum vulgare subsp. vulgare chromosome 1H, MorexV3_pseudomolecules_assembly, whole genome shotgun sequence contains the following coding sequences:
- the LOC123398579 gene encoding kinesin-like protein KIN-5A has product MEKRGGTPSPSPRSTEKSGKDLTRSGDANGGASTGGNATPKGDKEKGVNVQVILRCRPLSDDETKGNTPVVISCNERRREVAATQVIANKQIDRTFAFDKVFGPSSKQKDLFEQSISPIVHEVLEGYNCTIFAYGQTGTGKTYTMEGGGTRKAKSGELPTDAGVIPRSVRQIFDILEAQCAEYSMKVTFLELYNEEITDLLAPDEPRFPVLPVPEDKNKKPIALMEDGKGGVFVRGLEEEVVYSAGEIYKILDKGSAKRRTAETLLNKQSSRSHSIFSITIHIKELTHESEEMIKIGKLNLVDLAGSENISRSGARDGRAREAGEINKSLLTLGRVINALVEHSGHVPYRDSKLTRLLRDSLGGKTKTCIIATISPSVYCLEETLSTLDYAHRAKNIRNKPEVNQKMMKSAVIKDLYSEIDRLKQEVFAAREKNGIYIPRERYLQEEAEKKAMTEKIEKLGADLEARDKQLVELKELYDAQMLLSAELGGKLEKTQKDLEDTRNALHDLEEKYSEAKSTIKEKEFVIFNLQNSEKSLVDCAYNLRAELENAAADVSGLFSKIERKDKIEDGNRSLVQRFRSQLTQELDALHKTVSTSVMQQEDHLKEMEDDMQSFVSSKDEAAQGLKESIQNLKALHGSGITALDNLAGEIDLNSQTTFEKLNSQVQSHTSDLEKCFGVIALGADNLLNELQCSLSKQEERLAHFANKQREGHLRAVEASRSISNITVGFFHSLDVHASELTSILEETQGVQDQQLIDLEKKFEECAANEEKQLIEKVAEMLAISNARKKKLVQTAVGGLRESAVNRTGQLQKEISTAQDFTSSVREKWGFYMEETENNYIEDTTAVDSGRSCLAEVLVECKTKTGMGAQQWKSAEDSLFSLGKGNVESVDSIVRTGREANQLLRSKLSSAVSTTLEDIDVANKAILSSIDSSLKVDHEACANIVSVLTPCHGEMTELKGAHYHKVVEITGNAGKCLEEEYLVDEPSCSTPRRREIDLPSAESIEELRTPGYDELLRSFHELRAGRKQANGDTKHLPEAQEESPSSVRDGRVPLIARN; this is encoded by the exons ATGGAGAAGAGGGGTGGCActccgtcgccgtcgccgagGTCGACGGAGAAGTCCGGCAAAGACTTGACGAGGTCGGGGGATGCCAACGGCGGCGCGAGCACCGGCGGCAACGCCACCCCGAAAGGCGATAAGGAGAAGGGAGTCAATGTGCAGGTCATCCTTAGATGCAG GCCTCTGAGTGATGACGAGACAAAGGGGAATACTCCGGTGGTGATATCGTGCAATGAGCGCCGCCGCGAGGTTGCCGCCACTCAGGTTATCGCCAATAAGCAGATTGACCGGACATTTGCCTTCGACAAG GTCTTTGGCCCGTCATCAAAGCAGAAAGACTTGTTTGAACAATCCATCTCACCAATAGTACATGAGGTCCTTGAGGGCTATAATTGTACAATTTTTGCTTATGGGCAAACTGGTACTGGCAAAACCTATACAATGGAAGGTGGTGGAACCAGAAAGGCCAAG AGTGGTGAACTCCCAACCGATGCTGGAGTTATCCCGAGGTCCGTCAGGCAGATTTTCGACATCCTTGAAGCCCAGTGCGCGGAGTACAGCATGAAAGTCACCTTTCTTGAGCTTTACAATGAAGAGATCACTGATTTGTTGGCGCCTGATGAACCAAGGTTCCCTGTGTTACCTGTTCCTGAGGATAAGAATAAAAAACCTATTGCCCTTATGGAAGATGGCAAGGGTGGAGTTTTTGTTAGAGGGCTTGAAGAAGAAGTTGTGTACTCCGCTGGCGAAATCTACAAGATTCTTGACAAGGGTTCTGCAAAGAGGCGCACTGCAGAGACATTGCTGAACAAGCAAAGCAGCAGGTCACACTCCATATTCTCAATCACAATTCACATCAAGGAATTGACTCATGAGAGTGAGGAGATGATCAAAATTGGGAAGCTTAATCTCGTCGATCTAGCTGGTTCGGAAAACATATCACGCTCAGGCGCTAGAGAT GGCAGAGCGAGAGAGGCTGGGGAGATCAACAAGAGTTTGTTGACACTTGGTCGTGTTATTAATGCTCTCGTTGAGCACTCTGGACATGTCCCATATAG AGATAGCAAGCTGACAAGATTATTGCGAGATTCATTGGGAGGGAAAACAAAGACTTGCATTATTGCTACAATATCGCCTTCAGTATATTGCTTGGAAGAGACGTTGAGCACACTCGATTATGCACATCGTGCAAAAAATATCAGGAACAAACCCGAG GTGAACCAAAAGATGATGAAATCTGCTGTCATCAAGGACCTGTACTCCGAAATTGACCGCCTTAAACAAG AAGTGTTTGCGGCAAGAGAGAAGAATGGTATATACATTCCAAGAGAGCGCTACCTCCAAGAGGAAGCTGAGAAAAAG GCCATGACAGAGAAAATTGAAAAACTGGGAGCTGATCTAGAAGCTAGGGATAAG CAATTGGTGGAACTAAAAGAACTTTACgatgctcaaatgcttttgagTGCGGAGTTGGGGGGAAAACTCGAGAAAACTCAG AAAGATCTGGAGGACACCAGGAATGCTCTGCATGATTTAGAAGAAAAATACAGTGAAGCAAAGTCTACTATCAAAGAAAAGGAATTTGTAATATTTAATCTTCAGAACTCAG AGAAATCACTGGTAGATTGTGCTTATAATCTCCGCGCAGAATTAGAAAATGCTGCAGCAGATGTTTCTGGTCTATTCTCCAAAATAG AGCGTAAAGACAAAATAGAAGATGGAAACAGGTCACTCGTGCAGAGATTTAGATCTCAACTGACCCAGGAGCTTGATGCCTTGCATAAAACCGTCTCCACTTCAGTGATGCAGCAGGAGGACCACCTCAAAGAAATGGAAGATGATATGCAATCCTTCGTATCTTCAAAAGATGAG GCTGCACAAGGGCTAAAGGAGAGCATACAAAACCTGAAAGCCCTGCATGGTTCAGGTATTACAGCGCTGGATAATTTAGCAGGTGAAATTGACTTGAATTCTCAGACAACATTTGAGAAACTGAACTCGCAAGTACAATCGCACACATCAGATCTTGAGAAA TGTTTCGGAGTAATTGCTTTGGGAGCAGACAACTTGTTAAATGAGCTTCAGTGTAGCCTTTCAAAACAAGAAGAGCGGCTAGCCCACTTCGCAAACAAGCAGCGGGAG GGACACCTAAGAGCCGTGGAAGCGTCACGGTCCATCTCAAATATTACTGTTGGTTTCTTTCATTCACTGGATGTTCATGCATCTGAACTTACTAGTATTTTGGAAGAAACACAAGGTGTGCAAGATCAACAACTTATTGATCTTGAGAAGAAATTTGAG GAGTGTGCAGCTAATGAAGAAAAGCAACTTATAGAAAAGGTGGCAGAGATGCTTGCAATTTCCAATGCAAGAAAGAAGAAGCTG GTCCAAACAGCTGTAGGTGGCCTTCGAGAGAGCGCTGTAAACAGGACAGGTCAGCTGCAGAAAGAAATTTCAACAGCACAGGACTTCACCTCATCCGTACGGGAAAAGTGGGGCTTTTACATGGAAGAAACAGAGAATAATTATATCGAAGATACCACTGCAGTTGACAGTGGACGGTCTTGCTTGGCAGAAGTTCTTGTGGAATG CAAAACTAAGACGGGCATGGGTGCACAACAATGGAAGAGTGCTGAGGATTCTCTCTTCAGCCTTGGCAAAGGAAATGTTGAATCAGTAGATAGCATAGTCAG GACGGGGAGAGAAGCCAACCAATTGCTGCGTTCCAAATTATCATCCGCAGTATCAACTACTCTCGAAGATATAGATGTAGCAAACAAGGCCATTCTTTCTTCCATTGACA GCTCGCTGAAGGTTGACCACGAGGCGTGCGCAAACATCGTCTCCGTTCTCACCCCGTGCCACGGGGAAATGACGGAGTTGAAGGGCGCGCATTACCACAAGGTTGTGGAGATAACCGGAAATGCGGGGAAATGCCTAGAGGAAGAATACCTG GTGGATGAACCGTCTTGTTCGACGCCAAGGAGGCGGGAAATCGACCTTCCAAGTGCCGAGTCGATCGAGGAGCTGCGGACCCCGGGCTACGACGAGCTCCTCAGGTCGTTCCACGAGTTGAGGGCTGGGCGGAAGCAGGCGAACGGAGACACGAAACACCTCCCGGAGGCGCAGGAGGAGTCGCCGTCGTCGGTCAGGGATGGGAGGGTCCCCCTTATAGCGAGAAATTAG
- the LOC123398482 gene encoding uncharacterized protein LOC123398482 has translation MAIVRAGGARVQRLEPGGEEAGSTEDEEERSPATASEGSEAEGFSAQEENGGGHEEEQEQEQEREAEEEEDDSGMGSDELEITQLGEAGAEMCQVGDQSVALPLDLYDLPGLGGVVSLDAWNGLLSEDDRLRLAAFLPDLDQETFARTLVELLRGDNFHFGSPLAALLDRLKGGLCDPRIVLYRRGARFAERRKHYYHLQRYHNSMVLGLWDTKDCWKSCNGYSLGERLRAMDAMKAQRKQRELGLVARAGSETDSESRESAEQLLTRSKPDKMGLNKAGKLGKERSKGVLRLGVSKGVGEEYIGGALSKLSRPDNAYGYDAGVAHRGKQRRSTDGLHSEDLGYDRDLPRIRSQRPLLKPVKKELATGYDINPYGNNYHDSQTGSSYYHGRNAIGNQGVTLAASFEPLYSESARTAKYSERDRIYGGKGAQNKPLKVEERDWPAGSHADLLNDWQRGQPEGDYRSRRPQVGHGVKVKSYKSIEQQINGARSGSDPRGKIPQGKINVNSNSHHGRIGQKDSRSKAAHVQSEETESDSSERFEDGADVNLVAEQPDLQYSELHRPAYGAKKPSKPGKPVKLNYPAATADLEPYQTQSKRSHRGKIAEPDYLRDVHVEVAQQISEVMRPPAARSERKRKGIANLDMHGYNNSELHDSNEKTNESLRTPESEKLASRAGYAVQDTNGDFDVSERENMPLASCSSGSKRQKGRVELTSLDEHGEYAPSCPKVVEISGSSKKKSKKKADTTTDAITVAEPAPVVPEVIVVPVEPEKPKKKYVPITPTIHTGFSFSIVHLLTAVKKAMVAPAEDPPVAAAVTPTEATPVAATVTPTDVTPVAAKQPDGEENRKWFNSEEPGKTPQEPSAAEQAQPANEVGDISAAEQTAQSNLPALTVQDLVIRIKTNPGDPSILETQEPLQDLVRGVLKVLSSRTAPLGAKGWRALVAYDKSNKSWFWVGPLPSGTSYSDPNEETSAEAWGIPHKMLVKLVDAFANWLKSGQETLKQIGSLPPPPAPNPANLDLKERFKDLRAQKSLNTISPSSDEARAYFQREEFLRYSIPDRAFCYTAADGEKSIVAPLRRGGGKPTSKARGHPMLLPDRPPHVTILCLVRDAASRLPGRTGTRADVCTLLKDSQYLNEEESNKEAAVNQVVSGALDRLHYERDPCVLYDNDKKLWTYLHRGREEEDFEDDGTSSTKKWKRPRKDSDPADPGAGNDDPEDDGTPNAKKQKKADADPTASGEDKDGVQDPFNSGLEGDLELDAVPSSTNDKETSKLVSTDARPDIGSSRPSVDAAARGTADANSARAPEKKHNMALPVQFTNREFNKGADREGSKDIMDATPA, from the coding sequence ATGGCGATCGTGAGGGCCGGCGGCGCCAGGGTCCAGCGGCTGGAGCCCGGCGGGGAGGAGGCGGGCtccacggaggacgaggaggagcgcTCGCCCGCCACGGCCTCCGAGGGGTCCGAGGCCGAGGGCTTCTCGGCCCAGGAGGAGAATGGCGGCGGCCACGAGGAGgaacaggagcaggagcaggagcgggaggcagaggaggaggaggacgactccGGGATGGGGTCTGACGAGCTGGAGATCACGCAGCTCGGGGAGGCCGGGGCGGAGATGTGCCAGGTCGGGGACCAGAGCGTCGCCCTGCCGCTGGACCTCTACGACCTCCCCGGCCTCGGCGGCGTCGTCTCCCTCGACGCCTGGAACGGCCTGCTCTCCGAGGACGACCGGCTCCGCCTCGCCGCCTTCCTGCCCGACCTGGACCAGGAGACCTTCGCCCGCACGCTCGTCGAGCTCCTCCGGGGGGACAACTTCCACTTCGGGAGCCCCCTGGCCGCCCTGCTCGACCGCCTCAAGGGCGGCCTCTGCGACCCCAGGATCGTCCTGTACCGCCGCGGCGCCCGCTTTGCGGAGCGGCGCAAGCATTACTACCACCTGCAGAGGTACCATAATTCGATGGTGCTGGGGCTGTGGGACACCAAGGACTGCTGGAAGAGCTGCAACGGGTACAGCCTTGGCGAGAGGCTCAGAGCTATGGATGCGATGAAGGCGCAGCGGAAGCAGAGGGAACTGGGTCTGGTTGCCCGGGCTGGGTCAGAGACTGACTCGGAGAGCAGGGAGTCTGCGGAACAGTTATTGACACGGTCGAAGCCGGATAAGATGGGTCTCAACAAGGCTGGGAAGTTAGGGAAGGAAAGGTCCAAGGGCGTTCTGCGGTTGGGTGTGTCAAAAGGTGTGGGTGAGGAGTACATTGGAGGGGCTCTCTCAAAGCTTTCTCGTCCAGATAATGCTTACGGGTATGATGCCGGAGTCGCGCATAGAGGGAAGCAGCGGAGAAGCACAGATGGCCTTCATTCTGAGGACCTGGGATATGACAGGGATTTGCCCAGGATCCGGTCTCAGAGGCCGCTGTTGAAGCCAGTGAAGAAGGAATTGGCCACGGGCTATGATATCAATCCTTATGGAAACAACTACCATGATAGCCAGACTGGTTCTTCTTACTATCATGGCAGGAATGCCATTGGTAATCAGGGGGTTACCTTAGCAGCGTCATTTGAGCCTCTGTATTCCGAGAGCGCAAGGACTGCAAAATACTCGGAGAGAGATCGGATATACGGTGGAAAAGGTGCCCAGAATAAACCTCTCAAAGTGGAAGAGAGGGATTGGCCAGCTGGTAGCCATGCTGATCTCTTAAATGACTGGCAGAGAGGTCAGCCTGAAGGTGATTACAGGAGCAGGAGGCCTCAAGTTGGTCATGGTGTTAAGGTTAAGTCCTATAAGAGTATTGAGCAGCAGATAAATGGTGCTCGTTCTGGATCTGATCCTAGAGGCAAGATACCGCAGGGGAAGATTAATGTGAACTCCAATAGCCATCATGGTAGGATTGGCCAGAAGGACTCCAGGAGCAAAGCTGCCCATGTTCAGAGTGAGGAGACGGAATCTGATTCATCAGAACGGTTTGAAGATGGGGCGGATGTGAATCTTGTTGCAGAACAGCCAGACCTTCAATATTCTGAGCTTCATAGACCAGCATATGGTGCCAAAAAGCCAAGCAAACCTGGCAAACCTGTCAAACTGAATTATCCTGCCGCTACTGCAGATTTGGAACCCTACCAGACTCAGAGCAAGCGGTCACACAGAGGAAAGATTGCAGAGCCTGATTATTTACGTGATGTGCATGTGGAGGTGGCGCAACAGATTAGTGAAGTGATGAGACCCCCAGCAGCAAGGAGTGAAAGAAAGCGAAAGGGGATTGCAAACCTGGACATGCATGGTTACAACAACTCTGAATTGCATGATAGCAATGAAAAAACCAACGAATCATTGAGGACACCAGAGAGTGAGAAGCTGGCCAGTAGAGCAGGCTACGCAGTCCAAGATACTAATGGCGACTTTGATGTTTCTGAGAGAGAGAACATGCCGCTGGCAAGTTGCAGCTCTGGGTCCAAAAGGCAAAAAGGAAGAGTTGAACTTACAAGCCTGGATGAGCATGGTGAGTATGCCCCGTCTTGTCCAAAGGTGGTAGAGATCAGTGGCAGCTCTAAGAAGAAAAGTAAAAAGAAGGCAGATACTACTACAGATGCAATTACTGTAGCGGAACCAGCTCCTGTCGTGCCAGAAGTTATTGTGGTGCCAGTAGAACCTGAGAAACCTAAGAAGAAGTATGTACCAATTACACCAACTATCCATACTGGCTTTTCTTTCTCCATCGTACATCTTCTAACTGCTGTTAAGAAAGCTATGGTCGCTCCGGCTGAGGATCCTCCAGTGGCAGCTGCGGTCACTCCTACTGAGGCTACTCCAGTGGCAGCTACGGTCACTCCTACTGACGTTACTCCAGTGGCAGCGAAGCAGCCTGATGGGGAGGAGAACAGAAAATGGTTCAATAGTGAGGAAcctggcaaaacgcctcaagagcCAAGTGCTGCAGAGCAAGCACAACCGGCCAATGAGGTTGGAGATATCAGTGCTGCAGAGCAGACCGCACAGAGCAATTTGCCGGCACTAACTGTTCAAGATCTTGTTATTCGGATTAAAACTAATCCTGGAGATCCCAGCATACTTGAAACACAGGAGCCCCTGCAGGATTTAGTTCGAGGAGTGCTCAAGGTACTGTCATCTAGAACAGCTCCTCTAGGTGCAAAGGGCTGGAGAGCGCTAGTTGCCTATGACAAGTCGAACAAAAGCTGGTTCTGGGTTGGTCCACTGCCTTCTGGTACTTCATACAGTGATCCTAACGAAGAAACTTCTGCTGAGGCATGGGGTATACCACACAAGATGCTTGTGAAGTTGGTTGATGCATTTGCTAATTGGCTGAAAAGTGGTCAGGAAACCCTTAAGCAAATAGGATCCCTTCCACCACCTCCAGCACCAAACCCTGCAAACTTGGATTTGAAGGAAAGATTTAAGGACCTTAGGGCCCAGAAAAGTCTAAACACAATAAGCCCCAGCTCTGACGAagcaagggcatatttccagcgggAGGAGTTTTTGAGATACTCAATTCCTGATAGAGCATTTTGCTATACTGCTGCTGATGGGGAGAAATCTATTGTTGCTCCTTTGCGAAGGGGAGGTGGAAAGCCCACATCAAAAGCTAGGGGACATCCCATGCTCTTGCCTGATCGCCCTCCGCATGTCACTATTCTCTGTCTTGTAAGAGATGCTGCTTCTAGGTTGCCTGGAAGAACTGGAACAAGAGCTGATGTTTGCAcacttctgaaagattcacagtaCCTAAATGAGGAAGAATCCAATAAAGAGGCTGCTGTTAATCAAGTTGTCAGTGGCGCTCTTGATCGTTTGCATTATGAGCGTGATCCTTGTGTGCTGTATGATAATGATAAAAAACTGTGGACCTATCTGCACAGGGGCAGAGAGGAGGAAGATTTTGAGGATGATGGCACATCATCTACGAAAAAGTGGAAGAGACCAAGGAAAGATTCAGATCCCGCAGATCCTGGTGCAGGAAACGATGATCCTGAGGATGATGGCACCCCTAACGcgaaaaaacaaaagaaagctGATGCAGACCCTACAGCGTCAGGAGAAGACAAGGATGGTGTTCAGGATCCATTTAACAGCGGGCTGGAAGGTGACCTTGAGCTTGATGCTGTTCCATCATCAACAAATGACAAAGAAACCAGCAAGCTTGTTTCTACTGATGCAAGGCCAGATATAGGTAGCTCCAGACCTTCAGTAGATGCAGCAGCAAGGGGGACAGCTGATGCCAATTCAGCAAGAGCCCCAGAAAAGAAGCACAATATGGCACTCCCTGTGCAATTCACCAACAGGGAGTTTAATAAAGGCGCAGACAGAGAAGGTTCAAAGGATATCATGGATGCAACCCCAGCATGA